The DNA sequence AGCGCCTCTTCCACCGCATAGGCCAGCTGCCGGTTGCTTTCATGCACTGCCATGCCGATGTCCCAGGCCTGCTTGCCGAGGTTCGGGTAGGCGTTTTCCGCCAGGGCCAGCTGCGGGTCGGCGGCCTGGTGCAGTTGCCAGTCGACCTCACCGCGCATGGCCATCACCGCGTCCACCTGGCCAGCCTGCATGGCGCCGAACGCCTGCTGAACGTTGGGGTAATGGTGGGTCCTGGCACTGAGCATGCCATTGAATACCGAGGTCAGGTAGAACGACGGCACACTGTCCACCTCGACCCCGATGGGGTGTTGCTGGAACACCGCTACACTGGCTACCGAGGCCAGGCGGCGGCGATCATAGGCCACCTGCCAGCGCTCCTGCTGATAGGGGCCGAACATCACCACCTGGGCGTTTTCCAGCTCCCCGACGTCGTTGCGCCGCTGCGCGTAGGCGTGGTCGTAAGGCACACGCATCATCAGGTCGGCCAGCTGCTGGTTGCGCAGCGGACTGCCGCGCCAGATGTAATCGCGCAGGTCGTCGTCGAGCTTTTCCCCGGGCGGCGCCCAGATCAGTTGCAGGCGCACCCCCAGCGCACTGGCCAGGGCCTGTGCCAACTCCACGTCGACCCCGCGCGGCTGGCCGTGGTCCTCGAAGCTGTAGGGCGCAAAATCCTTGTACACCGCCACCTTCAATTCGCCGGCGGCGATGATAGCGTCGTAGTTGCGTACCTGCGCCTGGGCTGCCGCGCAACACAGCAGCAGGCCAGACAACAGCACCGCCAACAGGCGCATGGCCGTCACTCCTCGACGTGCACGCTGTCCAGGTAGGTGCGTACCGCCCACAAGGCTTCCTGACTCAGGTAGTCGGCCATCTTCGGCATGTACACCCGGCCGTCGCGAACCGCGCCGTGGCGTACCCGCTCGACGAACCACTCGTCACCCGCCTCACCGGCATCGAGCATGCGCAGGTCCGGGGCGATACCGCCAGACTTGGCTTCCAGGCCATGGCAGGCGGCGCAGTTCTGGTTGTAGGCCGAGGCGCCAATTTCCACCGCCTTGTCGTGCTCGGGAGACTCGCGATACGGGTTGACCGCTGCCCAGCCGTCGCCGTCCACGGCCACACCCGCATCCTTGATCGGGGTCAGGCCCTTGGTTTCCACAGCCTGGGGCACCACATTGCCATGGGCCCAGACCGTACCGGTCAGCACAGCGCCGGCCAGCAGGCCTGCAGCAAGCAAGACGTTTCGTTGTGTTGTCATTGTTATGCCCTCACCATTGCACGCAAGGCCTCAACCACAGAGGCCGTGCCGCCATCTTAGGAACAGCCCGTGCAGCGCCGTATCCTGCTTTGGTGGCCGGGCCTTACTCCCTTGGTAGTAGGGCATGTGGCGAAGGGCCAAAAGAGGTGCCGTACGGGAACTTTTCCCGGCCAGCGCGGGAAGTTTTCCGTATCCCGCGACAACCGCACCAGCTCACCCTGTGCAGGCCAAAACTCCACAGGGAACTGCAACCATGACAACAACAACGCTACCTGCCCTTTCCCCTTTGTGCCTGAGCCTGCGTGCCTTGCTGCTGGCCGGCAGCCTGGCCCTGGGCACGGTGGCCACGGCGGCGCCTGCCGGCAAGAACGTGACCTGGGAAGACATCGCCAACGATCACCTGACCACCCAGGACGTGCTGCAATATGGCATGGGCACCAACGCCCAGCGCTGGAGCCCGCTGGCCCAGGTCAATGACCAGAACGTGTTCAAGCTGACCCCGGCGTGGTCCTTCTCCTTCGGCGACGAGAAACAACGCGGCCAGGAATCCCAGGCCATCGTCAGCGACGGCGTGGTCTACGTCACCGGGTCCTATTCGCGGGTGTTCGCCCTCGATGCCCGCACCGGCAAGCGCCTGTGGACCTACAACCACCGCCTGCCGGAGAACATCCGCCCGTGCTGCGACGTGGTCAACCGCGGCGCGGCGATCTACGGCGACAAGATCTACTTCGGCACCCTCGATGCACGCGTGATTGCCCTCGACAAGCGCACCGGCAAAGTGGTGTGGAACAAGAAGTTCGGCGACCACAGCGCCGGCTACACCATGACCGGCGCCCCGGTGCTGATCAAGGACAAGACCAGCGGCAAGGTGTTGCTGATCCACGGCAGCTCGGGTGACGAGTTCGGCGTGGTTGGCCAGCTATTCGCGCGCGACCCGGATACCGGCGAGGAAGTGTGGATGCGGCCATTCGTCGAAGGCCATATGGGCCGCCTGAACGGCAAGGACAGCACCCCCACCGGCAACGTCAAGGCACCGTCCTGGCCGGATGACCCGACCACCGAGACCGGCAAGGTCGAAGCCTGGAGCCACGGCGGCGGTGCCCCTTGGCAAAGCGCCAGCTTCGACCCCGAGAGCAACACCATCATCGTCGGTGCTGGCAACCCGGGCCCATGGAACACCTGGGCGCGCACCGCGAAGGACGGCAACCCGCACGACTACGACAGCCTGTACACCTCCGGCCAGGTCGGCGTCGACCCGAGCACTGGCGAGGTGAAATGGTTCTACCAGCACACCCCCAACGATGCCTGGGACTTTTCCGGCAACAACGAGCTGGTGCTGTTCGACTACAAGAACAAGGACGGCAAGCTGGTCAAGGCCACCGGCCATGCCGACCGCAACGGCTTTTTCTATGTGGTCGACCGCAGCAACGGCAAGCTGCAGAACGCCTTCCCCTTCGTCGACAACATCACCTGGGCCAGCCATATCGACCTGAACACCGGGCGCCCGGTGGAAAACCCCGGCCAGCGCCCGCCCAAGCCGCTGCCGGGGGAAAGCAAAGGCAAGCCGGTGGAAGTCTCGCCGCCGTTCCTCGGTGGCAAGAACTGGAACCCCATGGCCTACAGCCAGGATACCGGCCTGTTCTATATCCCCGGCAACCAGTGGAAAGAGGAATACTGGACCGAGGAAGTGAACTACAAGAAGGGCTCTGCGTACCTGGGCATGGGCTTCCGCATCAAGCGCATGTATGACGACCACGTCGGCACCCTGCGCGCGATGGACCCGAGCACCGGCAAGCTGGTCTGGGAGCACAAGGAACCGCTGCCGCTGTGGGCCGGCGTGCTGGCGACCAAGGGCAACCTGGTGTTCACCGGCACCGGTGACGGCTTCTTCAAGGCCTTCGACGCCAAGACCGGCAAGGAGCTGTGGAAGTTCCAGACCGGCAGCGGCATCGTCTCGCCGCCAATCACCTGGGAACAGGACGGTGAGCAGTACATCGGCGTGACCGTGGGCTACGGCGGCGCGGTGCCGCTGTGGGGCGGCGACATGGCCGAGCTGACCAAGCCGGTGGCCCAAGGCGGCTCGTTCTGGGTGTTCAAGATCCCGAGCTGGGACAAGCAGACCGCACAACGTTGACCCTCGCGGGGAGCGGGCCTTCGCCCCTCCCCGTACTGTCACCTTCCTGCCGGGACCTTTGCCATGAACTATTTGCCATTGGCTTTGCTGTTGGTACTTTCCCCTACCTTGGCCATGAACGCCGACGACGCTGAAAGCGATACCCCCTTGACCATCAACGGCTGCCTGATTGCCGAAGCCAGCCAGTGCCCGGGGGCCGACCTGCGTGGCGCCAACCTGGCCAACCAGGACTTGCGCAAGATGAACCTGGCCGATGCCGACCTGCGCGGTGCCGACCTGCGCCACGCCCGACTGGACCTGGCCAACCTGGAAAAGGCCCGCCTGCAGGGCGCCAACCTGACCCGTGCCAGCCTGCAGCAGAGCAACCTGCGCCTGGCCGACCTGAGCGACAGCAAGCTGGTGGCGATCCAGGGCTGGGGCCTGTTTGCCCAAGGCGCGCAGTTCGCAAGGGCCGACCTTGGCGCGGCCTACCTGGAATTCGCCAGGTTGTCCGGGGCGAAGATGCACCAGGCCAACCTGCGGGCGGCGGACCTGGAGATGGCCTGGTTGAGCAAGGCTGATTTGCAGGGGGCGAACCTGGGCGATGCCAACCTGCAGGAGGCCAAGCTAGGCCAGAGCAACCTGGAGGGCGCCGACCTGCGTGGGGCGCGGCAGCATTACGGGAATTTCCAGGATGCCAACATGCAGGGGTGCAAGGGTTGCCCAGATACCTGGGACCGATGAGCGATGGGTCCTGCGTGACAGGTTCAGCGCCTGGGAGACCGAGCGCCGCCCGCGCGGCGCATCGCGAGCTGCGCTCGCTCCTACGTTTGTTTCGGGCCAGTAACGCCTGTGACAGGCGCGCGCGAACGCCTGGTTCATACGACACGACATCTCGTCATGCGCCAAAGCGTACGCGCGCCAATCCCACAGGCATGATTGGCCCGAAACAAACGTAGGAGCGAGCGCAGCTCGCGATGCGCCGCGCGGGCGGCGCTCGGTCTCCCAGGCGCCGCACCTACCAGGCCGAACCTCACCCCGCCACCCGCACCACCCCCAGGTCGATCCCCAGGTGCACCAGCTCGGCATGCGAACTGACCTGCAGCTTGCTCTTGAGCAAGGTCAGGTGGTTGGACACGGTCTTGGCACTGATGCACAGCTGCTCGGCGATCACCCGCACCGGTGTGCCCTTGGCCAGCATCACGAAGATCTCCAGCTCACGCTGGGTCATGCACTGCAAGCGTGGGTCACAGGCCCTCTGAGGCGAGGTGCAGGCCAGCTGGGTGGCCAAGGGCTGCTCGATATAGGCCTGCCCGGCCAACACCCGCTGCACCGCCTCGATCAGCACCTCGGGCGCCGAGTTCTTGGTCAGGTAACCCGAGGCCCCGGCGTCCAGCGCCTGGCGCACCAGCGGCAGTTCATCGTGCATGCTGAAGAACAGCACGCGCAGTTGCGGCAAGCGCTGGCGCAGGCGCCGGGTGGTTTCCAGGCCGCTGATACCGGGCAGGCCGAAGTCCATGATCACCAGGTTGGGCACCTGCTCCTGCACCCGCGCCAGCGCCTCCTCGCCGCTGGCCGCTTCGCGCACCTGCACCGTCGGCAGCACCGCCCGCAGCAGGCTGGCATAGCCCTGGCGGACCACGGCGTGGTCATCGACCAATACGATATTCATGGCACCTCCATGGCAATGTCCAGGGCCAGCGCCCAGCCGGCACCGGGGCGGCTGAGGATGCGCAATTCGCCGCCGAGGCTGCGGGCGCGCTCGGCCATCGAGTGCAGGCCGACCCCATGGCGTAGCGGCTGCGGCGCGCCGCAACCGTTATCGCGAACCAGCAGGCGCAAGCCCCTGGCGCTGCGTTGCAGGCGCACCCGCACCTGGCTGGCCGCGGCGTGACGGGCGACGTTGGTCAACGCCTCCTGCAACAGGCGATACAGGTGCGTGCGGCTCGCCCCAGGCAACGCTGGCAGGCGCGCGCCGACCCGCAGGCGACAATCGATACCCTGGCTGGCCTGCCATTGGCTCACCAGCAGGGCAAACGCCTCAGCCAGCGGCATGTGCTGCAGCGCCAGCGGATACAGGTCGTGCACCAACGCGCGAAAGCCCTGCTGCAGGCGCTGGCAATCGAGTTCCAGGGTGCGGGTGGTCTGCGCCACCGCTGCCGGCTGGTCGGCCACCATGCGCAGCAGGCACAGCTGGGCACGGATACCTGCCAGGTATTGCCCGAGGTCGTCGTGCAGGGTTTGCGCCAGCTGGGTGCGTTCGCGCTCCTGCACGGCCAATAGCGCCTGGGTCAGCTGGGCATTGTCGGTGCGGGCCTGTTCCAGCGATGCAGCCATGTGGTTGAAATGCCTGGCCAGCTGGCGTGCCTCCGGCAGGCCGGCTTCGCGCAGGCGCGCGCTCAACTGCCCACCGGAGACCTGGCGCAGGGCCTGCAGCAGCTCGTCCAGCAAACCCATGCCGCGGCGCACGGCCCAGCGGGTGGTCAGCAAGCTCAGCAACAGCGCCAGGCCGCACAGCCCCACCAACTGTTGCAACGAGTCGCGGACTTCGTCGATTTCATCCCGTGCATCCACGGCAATCGCTACCCGGCGACCATCACTCAGCTGCAGCAACCGGGTAGCGTGGTGGCGCTCGCCAAGCAGGTGTCGGCCAAGCCAGGCATCCACGCCGCGCTCCTGCGGCAGCGGCAGCGCTTCATCCGCCGCCAGCCAGTGCACCCGCACATGGCGCAGGCTCTGGGTTAAACGTGGCTGCAGATGGGCCGGGTCGCGCTCGGCGGTATCGCCGAGGTACGCCACCACCGCTTCGGCCGATTGCAACTCGCGCTCGACATCGGCCACCGCCTGGTGCAACAGCACCCCGGCACAGGCCAGCATTACCAGCAGGAAAAACACCGTGACGCAAAGGTTGATCCGCCACAGGGCCGACAGGTCAAGCAGGCGCATGCGCGGTTTTCCTCAGTGTGGCGAGATTGCGGCCCATCGTAAGACCGGGGCCAGCGTGGCGAATTACTACCTTGGTACCGGCCGGGCGCTACTTTCTGCATATTTCCCCGTCGCGGT is a window from the Pseudomonas anuradhapurensis genome containing:
- a CDS encoding substrate-binding periplasmic protein; the protein is MRLLAVLLSGLLLCCAAAQAQVRNYDAIIAAGELKVAVYKDFAPYSFEDHGQPRGVDVELAQALASALGVRLQLIWAPPGEKLDDDLRDYIWRGSPLRNQQLADLMMRVPYDHAYAQRRNDVGELENAQVVMFGPYQQERWQVAYDRRRLASVASVAVFQQHPIGVEVDSVPSFYLTSVFNGMLSARTHHYPNVQQAFGAMQAGQVDAVMAMRGEVDWQLHQAADPQLALAENAYPNLGKQAWDIGMAVHESNRQLAYAVEEALEALIREGQMKAIYASYGLRYEVPEMYQ
- the pedF gene encoding cytochrome c-550 PedF, whose translation is MTTQRNVLLAAGLLAGAVLTGTVWAHGNVVPQAVETKGLTPIKDAGVAVDGDGWAAVNPYRESPEHDKAVEIGASAYNQNCAACHGLEAKSGGIAPDLRMLDAGEAGDEWFVERVRHGAVRDGRVYMPKMADYLSQEALWAVRTYLDSVHVEE
- the exaA gene encoding quinoprotein ethanol dehydrogenase codes for the protein MTTTTLPALSPLCLSLRALLLAGSLALGTVATAAPAGKNVTWEDIANDHLTTQDVLQYGMGTNAQRWSPLAQVNDQNVFKLTPAWSFSFGDEKQRGQESQAIVSDGVVYVTGSYSRVFALDARTGKRLWTYNHRLPENIRPCCDVVNRGAAIYGDKIYFGTLDARVIALDKRTGKVVWNKKFGDHSAGYTMTGAPVLIKDKTSGKVLLIHGSSGDEFGVVGQLFARDPDTGEEVWMRPFVEGHMGRLNGKDSTPTGNVKAPSWPDDPTTETGKVEAWSHGGGAPWQSASFDPESNTIIVGAGNPGPWNTWARTAKDGNPHDYDSLYTSGQVGVDPSTGEVKWFYQHTPNDAWDFSGNNELVLFDYKNKDGKLVKATGHADRNGFFYVVDRSNGKLQNAFPFVDNITWASHIDLNTGRPVENPGQRPPKPLPGESKGKPVEVSPPFLGGKNWNPMAYSQDTGLFYIPGNQWKEEYWTEEVNYKKGSAYLGMGFRIKRMYDDHVGTLRAMDPSTGKLVWEHKEPLPLWAGVLATKGNLVFTGTGDGFFKAFDAKTGKELWKFQTGSGIVSPPITWEQDGEQYIGVTVGYGGAVPLWGGDMAELTKPVAQGGSFWVFKIPSWDKQTAQR
- a CDS encoding pentapeptide repeat-containing protein, whose amino-acid sequence is MNYLPLALLLVLSPTLAMNADDAESDTPLTINGCLIAEASQCPGADLRGANLANQDLRKMNLADADLRGADLRHARLDLANLEKARLQGANLTRASLQQSNLRLADLSDSKLVAIQGWGLFAQGAQFARADLGAAYLEFARLSGAKMHQANLRAADLEMAWLSKADLQGANLGDANLQEAKLGQSNLEGADLRGARQHYGNFQDANMQGCKGCPDTWDR
- a CDS encoding response regulator transcription factor, translating into MNIVLVDDHAVVRQGYASLLRAVLPTVQVREAASGEEALARVQEQVPNLVIMDFGLPGISGLETTRRLRQRLPQLRVLFFSMHDELPLVRQALDAGASGYLTKNSAPEVLIEAVQRVLAGQAYIEQPLATQLACTSPQRACDPRLQCMTQRELEIFVMLAKGTPVRVIAEQLCISAKTVSNHLTLLKSKLQVSSHAELVHLGIDLGVVRVAG
- a CDS encoding histidine kinase; this encodes MRLLDLSALWRINLCVTVFFLLVMLACAGVLLHQAVADVERELQSAEAVVAYLGDTAERDPAHLQPRLTQSLRHVRVHWLAADEALPLPQERGVDAWLGRHLLGERHHATRLLQLSDGRRVAIAVDARDEIDEVRDSLQQLVGLCGLALLLSLLTTRWAVRRGMGLLDELLQALRQVSGGQLSARLREAGLPEARQLARHFNHMAASLEQARTDNAQLTQALLAVQERERTQLAQTLHDDLGQYLAGIRAQLCLLRMVADQPAAVAQTTRTLELDCQRLQQGFRALVHDLYPLALQHMPLAEAFALLVSQWQASQGIDCRLRVGARLPALPGASRTHLYRLLQEALTNVARHAAASQVRVRLQRSARGLRLLVRDNGCGAPQPLRHGVGLHSMAERARSLGGELRILSRPGAGWALALDIAMEVP